The genomic interval TTTATTAACTTGTAATAGGGTATTCATATTCCTTTTATCTTGTTTAGTATTACACCATGTATCGGATTTCTAAAACCAGTTTTTACAGAACAGAATTAGTATACGAATTAACACAAGATCTTTGAATCTATCAATCCTCTATAACATTCGCATAAATTGATTAAACCGAAAACTTTTAGGTAAATAGACTTCATTAACTAACATCAAATGTCAATTGATCCACGAGAATGGGAGGAGCGCTCTGAAAGCGGTGAATTGTGTGGTATGATTGGATGTAATAATCCTCCTATAATTCAATGTCTTCAATGTAAAACTCATTACTGTGATGAGCATAAAGTCTTTCACAGACATCAACTCGAATAATATATCAAATCATATGATGTCGTTCATGGGCTCCTTTTATCTATATAGCGGTTTCTTTTTAATTGATTGCTAGTTAACTTACGTGGTAAAGATCTACGTTTTAGCCAAATGGCATTCAAATATATTATCTAAAAAATCTAGAAAAAGGGTCAGAAATGATAGAATATTCAGAAGTAACTGTGACTGGATTATGGACATTCTTGATACTATTATCATTAGGTATTTTATTTAGGAAAAGGATATTCGGAATATTTAGCAAAAAAGGATATCCCTGATATTCGTCAAATTTGAACAACTGTTATCTATTATTCCAGCAATTGAGTCCTATTTAGAAAAAATGAAGATTACTCATTTTCATTGAATGACGGTCATATGAAGACTAATATGCCATGCTGCTTTGGCAAATTTAGCCACTGTTACTTTTTGATATACAAAGTTTGTTTATTGAATTATGTTATTTTCTATGGTATTACCCATAGAATCATCGCTATATTCTATTCCTTTTGTCGTATTAATCAAAGTATTATTGTAAACTTTGTTTTCAACAGAGTTATGATACAAGTAAATTCCCTGGCTTTCACAATTGCTTACTGTATTGCCATATACTTCATTGTTGGAAGATTGAGATAAAAATATGCATTTTTCCTCATCATGGACATTGTTATTTCTAGCCACAGAATCATACATGTTTCTGCTAAACATTATTCCAGAGCCTGCACTATTGTACACTTCATTATCTTCTATTGTGATGTTGTAACAATCCAATGAACATATTATACCCATGGCTCCATGGTCATGTACAGTATTGTTTCTTATTATCATATCATGAGTTGCTGTATGAGGATCAAATCCATACATAAAATTATGATGTACATGGTTATCTTCCAGGTTTACATTACCAACACCTACTGAGTAAAATCCAAAGCGATTATGGTGTATCTCATTATTCTTTACTATGCTAGTACCATTACTGCCGTAGTAACTGAGACCCGAACATCCACTTCCACATTCATAACCCAAATAGGCAAGCTCTGAATTAGTT from Candidatus Nitrosocosmicus hydrocola carries:
- a CDS encoding right-handed parallel beta-helix repeat-containing protein translates to MSISINGAFAQETNQQNDCISYSIESERNQISITCPKDVTLSDINNAIQNPDLLKKEDNNTWVLDSRIVVEQGATLVIDSKDTSWLKMLVGDKNGDGDRDNVNSITVLGNLIIDSIRISSWDPETRDYIKFEYDILPDREHEHTGIDAVSRPYIKADDEMTGTMNITNSELAYLGYECGSGCSGLSYYGSNGTSIVKNNEIHHNRFGFYSVGVGNVNLEDNHVHHNFMYGFDPHTATHDMIIRNNTVHDHGAMGIICSLDCYNITIEDNEVYNSAGSGIMFSRNMYDSVARNNNVHDEEKCIFLSQSSNNEVYGNTVSNCESQGIYLYHNSVENKVYNNTLINTTKGIEYSDDSMGNTIENNIIQ